The following are encoded together in the Oncorhynchus nerka isolate Pitt River linkage group LG23, Oner_Uvic_2.0, whole genome shotgun sequence genome:
- the memo1 gene encoding protein MEMO1: MSNRTVCREASHAGSWYAASGSQLNTQLEGWLSQAQSTISPARAIIAPHAGYSYCGACAAHAYKQIDPSVTRRVFILGPSHHVPLSRCALSSAEVYKTPLYDLRIDQNVYADLWKTGMFERMSLQTDEEEHSIEMHLPYTAKAMESHKDELSIVPVLVGALSESKEQDYGKLLSRYLADPSNLFIISSDFCHWGQRFRYTYYDEAQGEIHRSIEHLDKMGMGIIETLDPMSFTNYLKKYHNTICGRHPIGVLLNAVSELRKSGTEMNFSFLDYAQSSQCRNWQDSSVSYAAGALIVH, encoded by the exons GCTCCCAGCTAAATACACAACTAGAAGGTTGGTTGTCTCAAGCACAATCCACGATCAGCCCCGCTAGAGCCATCATAGCACC GCACGCTGGATATTCCTACTGTGGCGCTTGTGCTGCACACGCCTACAAACAAATAGACCCTTCTGTCAC TCGCAGGGTGTTCATCCTGGGCCCGTCTCACCATGTTCCTCTGTCCCGCTGTGCCCTGTCCTCTGCTGAGGTTTATAAAACACCTCTCTACGATCTCAGGATTGACCAGAATG tcTATGCTGACCTCTGGAAGACTGGGATGTTTGAGAGGATGAGTCTTCAGACAGACGAGGAGGAGCACAGCATTGAAATGCATCTGCCTTACACTGCTAAAGCCATGGAGAG TCATAAAGATGAGCTCAGCATTGTCCCGGTGCTGGTTGGAGCCCTCAGTGAGTCTAAAGAACAGGATTATGGGAAACTGCTCAGCAGGTATCTGGCTGATCCCTCCAACTTGTTCATCATCTCCTCTGACTTCTGCCACTGGG GCCAACGGTTCCGCTACACGTACTATGACGAGGCTCAAGGAGAGATTCACAGATCCATTGAACACCTTGATAAAATG GGTATGGGCATTATAGAAACACTGGACCCCATGTCCTTCACCAACTACTTGAAGAAATACCACAACACCATCTGTGGCCGTCATCCTATTGGAGTGCTGCTAAAC GCCGTGTCTGAGCTGAGGAAGAGTGGAACAGAGATGAACTTCTCCTTCCTGGACTATGCCCAGTCTTCCCAGTGCAGGAACTGGCAGGACAGCTCTGTTAGCTACGCAGCCGGGGCCCTCATTGTACATTGA
- the LOC135564038 gene encoding small nuclear ribonucleoprotein-associated protein B-like translates to MPSHVKSIDQAGPGFPVGGPMPSHVKSIDQAGPGFPVGGPMPSHVKSIDQAVPASPVGGPMPSHVKSIDQAGPGFPVGGPMPSHVKSIDQAGSGFPVGGPMPSHVKSIDQAVPASPVGGPMPSHVKSIDQAGPGFPVGGPMPSHVKSIDQAGPGFPVGGPMPSHVKSIDQAGPGFPVGGPMPSHVKSIDQAGPGFPVGGPMPSHVKSIDQAGPGFPVGGPMPSHVKSIDQAGPGFPVGGPMPSHVKSIDQAGPGFPVGGPMPSHVKSIDQAGPGFPVGGPMPSHVKSIDQAGPGFPVGGPMPSHVKSIDQAGPGFPVGGPMPSHVKSIDQAGPGFPVGGPMHPCLVM, encoded by the coding sequence atgcccagtcatgtgaagtctATAGATCAGGCTGGTCCTggcttcccagtgggtgggcctatgcccagtcatgtgaagtctATAGATCAGGCTGGTCCTggcttcccagtgggtgggcctatgcccagtcatgtgaagtctATAGATCAGGCTGTGCCTGcgtccccagtgggtgggcctatgcccagtcatgtgaagtctATAGATCAGGCTGGTCCTggcttcccagtgggtgggcctatgcccagtcatgtgaagtctATAGATCAGGCTGGTTCTggcttcccagtgggtgggcctatgcccagtcatgtgaagtctATAGATCAGGCTGTGCCTGcgtccccagtgggtgggcctatgcccagtcatgtgaagtctATAGATCAGGCTGGTCCTggcttcccagtgggtgggcctatgcccagtcatgtgaagtctATAGATCAGGCTGGTCCTggcttcccagtgggtgggcctatgcccagtcatgtgaagtctATAGATCAGGCTGGTCCTggcttcccagtgggtgggcctatgcccagtcatgtgaagtctATAGATCAGGCTGGTCCTggcttcccagtgggtgggcctatgcccagtcatgtgaagtctATAGATCAGGCTGGTCCTggcttcccagtgggtgggcctatgcccagtcatgtgaagtctATAGATCAGGCTGGTCCTggcttcccagtgggtgggcctatgcccagtcatgtgaagtctATAGATCAGGCTGGTCCTggcttcccagtgggtgggcctatgcccagtcatgtgaagtctATAGATCAGGCTGGTCCTggcttcccagtgggtgggcctatgcccagtcatgtgaagtctATAGATCAGGCTGGTCCTggcttcccagtgggtgggcctatgcccagtcatgtgaagtctATAGATCAGGCTGGTCCTggcttcccagtgggtgggcctatgcccagtcatgtgaagtctATAGATCAGGCTGGTCCTggcttcccagtgggtgggcctatgcaccCCTGCCTAGTCATGTGA